One window of the Microtus ochrogaster isolate Prairie Vole_2 chromosome 10, MicOch1.0, whole genome shotgun sequence genome contains the following:
- the Sh2d5 gene encoding SH2 domain-containing protein 5 isoform X2, producing MLGTMQRAGAGARRASDCGPVPYRPRCIAKLAQYVGSFPVDDLDTQEGVYLVQQQLWALQDCSRRRAIILKFSLQGLKVYSGEGEVLLMAHALKRILYATWCPAACQFAFVSRNPRSPASKLFCHLFVGSQPGEVQILYLLLCRSFQLAYLLQHPEERAQPEPCLGPMGDTSPKPLCSPGAPPALVREPFSRGQLSQNVHALVSFHRVPAEGLLGSSGKELPEPEGRGGSRHTRLGNPYCSPTLVRKKAIRSKVIRSGAYRGCTYETQLQLSAREAFPAAWEAWPRSPGGPSCLVENEGSLTENIWAFAGLSRSCALALLRRDVHGAFLLWPEPGTSDQWSLSVRTQCGVVPHQVFRNHLGRYCLEHLPAEFPSLEALVESHAGMERSLFCPLSMGRLNPTYEEQDCGPEGRLPRTLRPLSHAKSEAELQGLG from the exons ATGCTGGGGACCATGCAGAGGGCTGGGGCCGGGGCCCGCAGGGCCTCCGACTGTGGGCCTGTACCTTACCGGCCCAGGTGCATTGCCAAGCTTGCCCAG TATGTGGGATCCTTTCCTGTGGATGACTTGGATACGCAGGAGGGTGTGTACCTTGTGCAGCAGCAGCTGTGGGCACTGCAG GACTGTTCCCGACGCCGCGCCATCATCCTGAAATTCAGCCTTCAGGGTCTCAAGGTCTACAGTGGGGAGGGTGAG GTGCTCCTGATGGCCCATGCCCTGAAGCGCATCCTCTATGCCACCTGGTGCCCAGCCGCCTgtcagtttgcttttgtttcccggAACCCACGCAGCCCAGCCAGCAAGCTTTTCTGCCACCTCTTTGTGGGGAGCCAGCCTGGAGAG GTCCAGATCCTGTACCTGCTGCTCTGCCGCTCCTTCCAGCTTGCTTACCTCCTGCAACACCCGGAGGAGAGGGCACAGCCTGAGCCCTGCCTGGGGCCAATGGGGGACACATCCCCGAAGCCACTCTGCAGCCCTGGGGCACCCCCTGCCCTAGTGCGAGAGCCCTTTAGCCGGGGTCAGCTATCACAGAACGTCCACGCCCTGGTTTCCTTCCATCGAGTTCCTGCAGAAGGGTTACTGGGCAGTAGTGGG AAGGAGCTGCCAGAGCCCGAGGGCCGCGGTGGCAGCCGTCACACTCGCCTGGGGAACCCCTACTGCTCTCCCACACTGGTGCGCAAGAAGGCCATTCGCAGCAAGGTGATCCGCTCTGGGGCCTATCGAGGCTGCACCTACGAGACTCAGCTGCAGCTATCAGCACGGGAGGCCT tTCCTGCTGCCTGGGAGGCATGGCCCCGCAGCCCTGGCGGTCCCTCGTGCCTGGTGGAGAATGAGGGTAGCCTGACTGAGAACATCTGGGCCTTTGCTGGCCTCTCCAG GTCCTGTGCTCTTGCCCTGCTGCGGAGAGATGTGCATGGGGCCTTTCTGCTGTGGCCAGAGCCAGGGACCAGTGATCAGTGGAGCCTGTCTGTACGGACCCAGTGTGGTGTGGTGCCTCACCAGGTCTTCCGGAACCACCTGGGCCGGTACTGCTTAGAG cacctGCCAGCAGAGTTCCCCAGCCTGGAGGCCCTGGTGGAGAGCCACGCCGGGATGGAGCGCAGCCTGTTCTGCCCACTCAGCATGGGCCGTCTGAACCCCACCTATGAAGAGCAGGACTGTGGTCCTGAGGGCAGGCTCCCACGGACTCTGCGACCCCTCAGCCATGCCAAGTCCGAGGCAGAACTGCAAGGCCTGGGCTAG
- the Sh2d5 gene encoding SH2 domain-containing protein 5 isoform X1 produces MSGWHHARCLTNSTRLAAFSPWSSKLGMLGTMQRAGAGARRASDCGPVPYRPRCIAKLAQYVGSFPVDDLDTQEGVYLVQQQLWALQDCSRRRAIILKFSLQGLKVYSGEGEVLLMAHALKRILYATWCPAACQFAFVSRNPRSPASKLFCHLFVGSQPGEVQILYLLLCRSFQLAYLLQHPEERAQPEPCLGPMGDTSPKPLCSPGAPPALVREPFSRGQLSQNVHALVSFHRVPAEGLLGSSGKELPEPEGRGGSRHTRLGNPYCSPTLVRKKAIRSKVIRSGAYRGCTYETQLQLSAREAFPAAWEAWPRSPGGPSCLVENEGSLTENIWAFAGLSRSCALALLRRDVHGAFLLWPEPGTSDQWSLSVRTQCGVVPHQVFRNHLGRYCLEHLPAEFPSLEALVESHAGMERSLFCPLSMGRLNPTYEEQDCGPEGRLPRTLRPLSHAKSEAELQGLG; encoded by the exons ATGTCAGGTTGGCATCATGCCAGGTGCCTCACTAATTCCACAAGGCTTGCAG CCTTCTCTCCGTGGAGCTCGAAGCTGGGCATGCTGGGGACCATGCAGAGGGCTGGGGCCGGGGCCCGCAGGGCCTCCGACTGTGGGCCTGTACCTTACCGGCCCAGGTGCATTGCCAAGCTTGCCCAG TATGTGGGATCCTTTCCTGTGGATGACTTGGATACGCAGGAGGGTGTGTACCTTGTGCAGCAGCAGCTGTGGGCACTGCAG GACTGTTCCCGACGCCGCGCCATCATCCTGAAATTCAGCCTTCAGGGTCTCAAGGTCTACAGTGGGGAGGGTGAG GTGCTCCTGATGGCCCATGCCCTGAAGCGCATCCTCTATGCCACCTGGTGCCCAGCCGCCTgtcagtttgcttttgtttcccggAACCCACGCAGCCCAGCCAGCAAGCTTTTCTGCCACCTCTTTGTGGGGAGCCAGCCTGGAGAG GTCCAGATCCTGTACCTGCTGCTCTGCCGCTCCTTCCAGCTTGCTTACCTCCTGCAACACCCGGAGGAGAGGGCACAGCCTGAGCCCTGCCTGGGGCCAATGGGGGACACATCCCCGAAGCCACTCTGCAGCCCTGGGGCACCCCCTGCCCTAGTGCGAGAGCCCTTTAGCCGGGGTCAGCTATCACAGAACGTCCACGCCCTGGTTTCCTTCCATCGAGTTCCTGCAGAAGGGTTACTGGGCAGTAGTGGG AAGGAGCTGCCAGAGCCCGAGGGCCGCGGTGGCAGCCGTCACACTCGCCTGGGGAACCCCTACTGCTCTCCCACACTGGTGCGCAAGAAGGCCATTCGCAGCAAGGTGATCCGCTCTGGGGCCTATCGAGGCTGCACCTACGAGACTCAGCTGCAGCTATCAGCACGGGAGGCCT tTCCTGCTGCCTGGGAGGCATGGCCCCGCAGCCCTGGCGGTCCCTCGTGCCTGGTGGAGAATGAGGGTAGCCTGACTGAGAACATCTGGGCCTTTGCTGGCCTCTCCAG GTCCTGTGCTCTTGCCCTGCTGCGGAGAGATGTGCATGGGGCCTTTCTGCTGTGGCCAGAGCCAGGGACCAGTGATCAGTGGAGCCTGTCTGTACGGACCCAGTGTGGTGTGGTGCCTCACCAGGTCTTCCGGAACCACCTGGGCCGGTACTGCTTAGAG cacctGCCAGCAGAGTTCCCCAGCCTGGAGGCCCTGGTGGAGAGCCACGCCGGGATGGAGCGCAGCCTGTTCTGCCCACTCAGCATGGGCCGTCTGAACCCCACCTATGAAGAGCAGGACTGTGGTCCTGAGGGCAGGCTCCCACGGACTCTGCGACCCCTCAGCCATGCCAAGTCCGAGGCAGAACTGCAAGGCCTGGGCTAG